GGGCCACAAATTCAGTTCTGAGCTTCTTAGTGGCCAAAGCAAAGGGGGAAACAAAGATTCTCAGtgtccataaaataaaaacaaaccagtTGCTCAGGAGAAGTACAGCTTTTTCTGGTACTGAGACCTGAGAGAAATTTCTCCCATGGGTCCTCATAAAATGGACACTGTGTGATGCTGTGAACAACGTCCTCAAAAACATATTCTCCTCAATGGGCAGAAACTACAACGTACAAATAAGTTGCAAATTCAGGTtgacagaaaatcttaaaattcacaatttaaaaaattttcacaaACATTTACTCCAAAATAATTGCATGAGAACTGTCACTGATTGTTATTTTTTCACAAGTCATGATTGGATCTGTTTAAATTGCCAAACTAAAGAACTTTCCTAAAATGTGCTTTTTGAATTCTAACCTAGGATTATGGTAAACATTTTTAGTGATTGCTAACTCTAAGACAATTTGTTGACATTGTGATATAAGtacataatatttttgtttgcaaCAAAGATGCTAATTATTTGAAGAATAACTTCCTATAAAATTTCAAAGGtgactcaaaaatataaaaatcataataatctAGAACAACCATAAAACAATTGTTGCTTTTGAAGCCTAACATATTTAGATCATTTGTAACACCAAACAATAAAAGAGGATCCACAATAGGTGACAATCTGACCAGTAGAAGAGCCTGGTAAAGCTGAACACGTCACAAGAGTAAATAATAGAAACAAGCCACCTCAAGAATTAAAGATATTTCATGATAAGCATTATAATCTGAACTTACTAAAACTTCAGTGATCAGATTTACTAGCACTCTACAAGGTCAAAGAGTTTCTAAACCACAAATTTTAAGGTCTCATCAATAAACTGAAAACTTACGATCTTAACCATCTTATAATTATTCTACTCATATATTATgcctaatgtttattttatattctttgcttaaaaaatacaaagtgtaTTTCTCCTCTGGAGACAAAGAGTGAAGAGAAAGCATCAAGAAATTTTCTTACTGAAGTTCTACCTAAGGAGAAGTATCCTTAGGACCAAATAAGTATAACTTCTATTACCTAACccatagaaaaataagcaaaaatcactgatagaaaaaaaatgaattaagttgGGAAGTCAAAGATACTCATCTGTTCACTATTACACTGAGAGATTAAAAGgcagattaaaaccacaaagataaGTTTCAGAGTTTCAGTAGTAAAAAATGGCATTTCAACAAAAGTTGTCACATCATTTGGACATAAGTTCtaagtttccttatttttttaagaaaatgcatttctctgatttattACGCATATAAATGAAGAGGATATCTGAAACAACACTACATTGTAAGACCCTACCCAAAGAGACTGTTCTTGGATTATGTAAACATGGTAATAGTAGCATTACCATTAGTAGCATTATTTCCAATGGTAAAATGGTAGCATTATTTCCAATTTAATTAATAAGATAACTGGGGAAAATAAGTATGAACATGGAGGAATCTCATCATTCTTCCTATGTCCCAATTCTATGTATTTCAGCCAAATATACAGGTGCTCCTTTGAGTAGTCAAATGAGTaagaaagtaaaatgtttaagatcaccatctaaaaattatttcttctctttgagaATTGTACTAAATAACCTCCtggtcttttcctttttgattctGAAATTCTGATACTAACATTCAGAATTCCAAAAAAGGCTAAGAAGTAATGCAAAAGAAACCAAATTGACTTACACCTTCACAAAATTTGTTATGGTGaataaggaacaaaaataaagttcaaaataaagtttctgtTTGAACTGTCtgaaaagttagaaaaagaagagtatttaattttttaattcaaattcataagtttttaaatttttctctaaaaattttgttttggggtgcctgggtagctcagtcagttaagcaaccgactcttggtctccaactcaggtcttgatctcaggctcatgagttcaagacctgaaTTGGGTTTCATgcagcctacttgaaaaaaaaattgttttgaggTTGGATATTTCTTTAATAGCAAGACAGACAtttctttttactaatttattaataaagttatctttaaatgaaagatttcattcatgtttttcaagaattaaaaaatttacagAGATAAAtgctaaaagttaaaaaacatatACAGCCCAATCTCCTGAAATACAgaatcaaatgaaaatcacaaagtAAACATACAATCAACCTAGAGTCAGAGACAAAGGCTTAATAGTTATACTAACTCATACCAAATCATGTTTTTCCTGTAAGGCAATTTCTTCTGACATTATTTCTCTGAGTGAGACTTTTTTAGTTTGAGCGTTCCAATGATCCAATAAGGGTAGCATTTCAGGTGCTGCTAAAGTCTTCAGTaattttttgcctgttttctgaGATGATTTTTGTTCTGGATTATCAAGACCAATATGCCCAACCAGGGAAGGATCTACAAAAGCAGCACAAATAGTATCAGGCCCTCAACataaacatacaaattttaaacattACTCATTCTGTTACAACTATGTCAGAAAGACCaaagaaacatgatttttttatttcttgcttataaCTCTGATGTTTCAAGAGATGTCTTCACATAATTATAAGCAAGAAATATGTATAAAAGTAGGAATATTACAATGAGCAGGATATCATTGTAAATCAACTCCATGCTTCCCACTCTTTTTTAAACCACATTGATTGACACAGAAAGAACAACACACGCATACACTGGTAAACAAAGGGAACTGCAGCCAGGTGGAAGCAACCAGCTAGAGCAGTTCTGCTCAGCCTTGCTCAGCCACTGCAAGGACTGAAAGGATCAATATTTTGGCAAACCCATAACCCATTAGAGGCACACAACAAATACTGAACAAATGATATTCAACATAAGGAAAAAACTGGACATTCTAAGAAATTCATAAACGCAAGATTTAATGTATAGTATTTCAGCATCTCTAAGGGCTATCGCACATTCTGATATATTCCTTTGCTTTCCCAGAGAGTGAAGAAACAGCAGATACTGCCATCCACATAACACTGATACCCTTTCAGCACCTCTAGCTCTCAAATTGCTTTAGCTCTTAAAGCTGCAACTTAAGTATACCCCAAGAATCTTCAACCTGGAGTCCTGGTGTGGAGTGGATAAGAGTCACGTGAAGGAAACATGCACAAAAGGAGGCCCCTGTTAACAGCTCTGCCACCCTGCACTAATCACTGAGGACGATGCTATCTAAGATGTCTTGGAATCAAATATTTCAATTTGACTGATGTTCCAAAAGCAAACTGACTTTTGTGCTCTAATAAAATTAACAccaataaaatttttgaataacCAAGTAACAGCTGAATGATGCTCTCAAACAATCAAATGAACATTTTACTGTTCTCAAACCAGAacaagttttctttccttcaaagcaaaatcttaaaaaggaaacacCTTGATTATATGTATTAGAGTACACCTAGGGTCTTCCACTGCACTCATAAAAGTTAATCATAGGTGCTTTTCAGTTCTTCTAATCTTATGTCAATatcaaatgttaaatattttaaaagaacttttatttGCAAATCAGAATTCCTGGGTAACATACTTAGTGGAAGTACATTTAATAATGAGTTAAAATTCATACACATACACCAAATTTAAACATCATGACAAGaacatcagaaataaaaaatatatgctttacCTTGCATAAACTTGCCACAGGATACCTCTTCTTGTCTTTGTCGCTCCTAAACACAAATATAGGACAGGGGATTGGCAAAGGAGGGTATATTAAAAAACAAGGTTATACTATTTTTCTCTAGAAATCAGTTTTCGTTGTAAAACTATCAATCATTCTTGCTAAATctaagtaaaacaataaaatcagatGAGTAGGAAATATGACTacatcaatatattttttctacttataGAGCTCTTAGGCtgtaattttagaatgtttttgaaatttaatcAATCAGCACTGCAAGTCTTTAGAGAATAAAAAACTacttatgatttttctcttaaaaaaaggcCATCAATATATGGAGCTCCATCATTAGTTATAGAATTTGGCCAGtttggaaataatctaaaatactggaaagagaaaaaaatatagtatcAGTAACCTGCTTACTAGTAAAAGTTCATTCTCAAAGTCAAAATTCAATACACTTCTTTCATACAACAGATTTTATTAAGAGCAAAGGTGAACACAAAAGgagctcttcaaaaaaaaaaaaaaaaagcctaccaaCCATtatagattctttccatttctcatgAATCACTTTAGCCAGATTCAGATCTATATGAACCACACAATCCTCAACTGTTAGAGACCCTtgtgagggaaaaagaaaaaagaaaatataatcattaCTCATTATACATTTTCAGAAAACATACTGAACCAACTTATAACCATTTGTATTATTAATTACTATGTTTCTAGTTCTAAATATCTTggaatatttttgtttatgtagTATGTCACTTTTTTCACACTTCTTGGCATGTGTAATTATATacagttcttcatatatttaaggTATTTATGCCCATTAGTctaaatgtatatattcatttccATTAGTCAAGACTTTTTAAGTGTGTtctaagaaattaaattaatCTTGCCTTAAGTATATCTGGAGGAGCACCACAGATTCAAAAAGGTTCATCTGTGCAAATAAGTATGAGGTAAATACCACAGGAAACTTTCAACATATGCATGGGATGAACACAAACtccatataaatattatttctttaaattacattttaaaaaatcctctacAAAAAAATGTGTCAAAAATAAGGTAGGCAACAcaaattccttttcatttaacatatgacattattttaaaattatgacagAACCCTAAATCTGTAGCCTATTCACACAAAGACACATATATATAGGtaatctgttttttctttacCTGAATCAATACCAACAGGGCCAAATAATTCATTGAGCTGAAAAGCCAGCTCAGGGGGTAATGCCAATTCCAGACAGTCTATGGTCAGTGATTTGGCCATCACTGGCATGGGATTCAACGTCTCAGTTTTATCTTCTTCACTAACTTCAGCTGAGAAAGTACTCTCAGCCATTagaattttttccatttcctgttcATCTTCATTCATAAATTCTTCAGTGTTTGGAAATCTCATATAATCCTTTggaagattttcatttttctttatttcaagagAGTCAGTAAAGTCAAGTTCTTCATTTAATTCAAGATTTGAAGTGCTTGATACAGAGTttaaaatatcagacaaattcaAAGAAGAATGTATACTGTCTCCAATCTCCGTGGCTTCTAGATTCTTCTCCATTTCACTCATATCTTTAGCAAGAGTTGGTTTTAGAGTACCTGGGAAAGACTGCTTAATGTTATATAGACCTGGAAGTTCTACCTGACTACTGGGAAGTACTTCATTATTATTCTTTAGATCTAGAGTGGCATTAGGAAATAAACCTGTTATTAACACAGGTTTTTCAGTAGTTATAGCTCTTATTTCTGCCTGCTCTGAGTTTCCCTCTTCTGAATCACAGGTAGATTGTACATCAGGGTTATTAATAGCAGTGCCATGGCTAAATTCTGGCACAGAACTAGAATCTTCCAAAGTTCCTCTTTGACTAATAATTTCCTTCAAATTTAATCCCAGAGAAAATGGCCCAATTTGTGCTTCATCGTACGATTTTTGGATATTCTCAAATTCAGTATCCTCACATAATTTTGTTTCAGAATCCAACAAGAGACTTGTGGCCCAAATAATATCTTTGTTACACCTCTCATATAAGTCCTTTAGGGCTTCTAATGAAAAGGACCCAAAGAGTTTACAAAGAATATTAAGATTTTCAGATTCATCAGCACTGGTAAGCTCACTTTCTTCAACATACGTGCTCTTATCATACATTACCCTATATGGAATTGTTTCTTGAACATCTAACTTTGTGTTAATATTGAAAGCTTTTGGTTTAAATCCATCTAATTGTCCTGTTAACACTCTCACAGAATCTGaaacattaattttattcttttctattttccataaGAGAGCAAAATCCTGTGGTTCAGTCTGGGTACACATGCCTTCTTCTATTCCAGGGACTGTATTAGGTTTTCCTTCTGGAAATTCAACGGAAGTTTGTGGTCCTACTACTCCAGGAAAAGTTGGCCCACTGTTGGTACTAGTGAGAGACGATGTGTGCTGTCTATGAATCTTTTTACTTGGACAAGTCTTATTCTCACAGGTCACTTTATTGGGTAGTGTTTCAGAACTCCCTAGAGTGGAGCTACCCAGGGTTTTTAATTCTTCAGGGCTTGTGCCCCAACAACAGGTCTCATGTGCTATGTAGAAGGCTATTTCATTCATACTGTCATTAGTTCCAAATTCTAGGTTGGGTTCCTTTAAACCATCCTTTGGCATTCTTGACCTGTGCTCTCTCTGAGCTAAGGAATCAGATGAAGGCCAGTCACCCACAATGTTAAATGACTGTTTTTCAGTATCTTTATACGTATCATATTGACAGGAATTGAAAGATTCTGAAGCATCATCATACTGTGACTTCTTGTCATCCTCTATACTTTCATTTGGAGATTCTCGTTGCTGGATATGATCTATATTTGCAGATAGAGTATTATCTAATACTTTGCGTGACTGAGGGCGATTATATTTTTTGTCACTTTGTATAGATGAAGCTTTTTCAGTTTTTCGGTTCCTTTTGGCCCTCTGACCAATAGTCTTATCAACTGGCCAGTCACCGACAAAATTTGATAGCTCATGTCTTGGGAACTTTTCCAAAGTTgacttgcttttttgttttccaaaggcTTTTTTCTTTACTGTGGCTCTTTCTTCTAATGTTTCACCAGGTgaagatttttcattttgaaatggcACAGTATCTGAAAGATCATAGTCTTCTTGATTATTTTCACCACAGCAAGTACTCGGTGACATTCTCTCTACAAAACTATCTGCATCAGTTTTACTATACTCTTTTTCAGAAGCCAGTTCTACTTGCTCTTCTCTTTTACTTTCTGTGGCTTGTACTTTGCTTTCAGAATCAGAAAAATACACGTCTGAAACTTCCTGAATAAAAGCACTCTGATTCTGAGAATTCGTAACACTTATTTCTGTTCTTCCTTTGTTTAAATCTCCATTAGAGAGATATGTAACATTCTCAGGTAATATAGTTTCTTTGGCCACTTCAAGTTTCTTCTCTTCAGTTAACTCTAGATGCTTCAAAGAtgaggataaaatattttcttctttttcagaggTAACATCTTCATTGTCTCTTGggctgtaagattttttttaaagtattataagGAAGTCTCTTAATGTGGTCATTAACATTATGATTTAAAGAAGCATTCAACTGAAAGACAAGGCACTTAACATTCATTCTAAAACTTCTATAAATAAACTACATTAAATTACAAAAGCTCATCTGATCTTTACCTAGTACATTAGAACACTTTATTGTAACCCCAACACCTAACACAATGCTTGGCATGTAGGAAGCAaacttttttcaaattaaataataagCATGAGATTTTCAGTTAAGGTGTTCATGTGCATTAAATATTAAAGTTAAGAATCTAAATTTGTTCCTAGAGGGGACACCAGCTCCATGGTTTCTTTCaaaagtatttaatatatatgccTTTATAACACTTGTCATTTGCTACAGAGGAAAATGCTTAAGCTTCATTTACAAAGTGACAAAGAGTCAACATGATGTGCAcaactaaaagaaatgaaacaaagggAGGAGAGCTGTCATTTGAAATGTCaactgttaaattttttaaaaccatcctCAATGTTAACCTCAGACTTAAAGCACTTTTGCCTAATCATTACACTTTTAATTTCAGTGCTTTTTCCTTAAGTCAACTGATCaactcctcttcctttctctctttttagagggggagggaggaatgaagggaaagggagagagaattctcaagcagtcAGCTAAGCtcagaggcagggctcaatctcacaaccctgggatcaggacctgagtagaaatcaagagtcagacacttaaccaactgagcctctttcttctttctttccttccttcctttctttctttctttctttctttctttctttctttctttctttctttcttctttctttctttcttttctttcttttctttctttctttctttctctttctttctttcttttctttctttctttctctctctctctctctttctttctttctttatttcttccaggAGTTCTCGAAGTCCCAACTCTCCCATGAAGCCTTCCTCAATGAAATCACATCTAACACTGAGTTTTCTATATGCCAGATGCTATTCTGTGTCGTTAGAGTATTAATTCATGATCCTTATGGGATTCTTAAGAGCAAAGTGTTATtgccattttagaaatgaagagctGAGTATAGAGACACTCTCTAATTTGTCAAAGATTACAAAGCCAGAAACTCATAGCTCAGGAGCACATGCTCTATCTAAACCACTTTGCAACACTGCTCTTCAATAAAAGAGCATTTATGAATTTTCTCTTCCCAACTCCTTTTTAACAGAGCCTCAACCACCATTCCTTATCAACAAAAAGTGTGGGCAATTTAGACTTCTACCTTATATTTAAGGCTATTCCTTAACTCACCTATCTATTCAATTGTTCATATATCCTAAATGTTTAATAGAATCAGTACTATGCTGGACTGCAAACTTTCAAAAGGCTATGACTTGTATTACTTAGTCAGGGTATaccataaataattaatttttataatactaATTTGAAAGAGTATTTTTACAAATACCTATAGAAATTAAGAAGTGATgtaactatatataaaataacaatagGCAATAACAGATAAATACTGGAATAGCAGGCAGTTACATAAAGAAGGCAGGAGTATTCACAGTATAAACATGGACTCACAAAACCCTGAGGACAATGTAAAAACTCCCATGTCATTGCATATATACCTTCAGTTCTCTTGCTAACCATATACACCTTGCTGTAGGTAAAACTATATCTAAGCTCTATAAATAATATacatctacttttatttttaaagttatttggcAGTGATTTCACAAGCTCcaaaattattccttttaattcttttaaattatatttcaaactGAATTTTTGTACACAGGAACTTTAACCTACCTAGTATTTCTGTCCTCACAAGAATATGCACACAACGCAACACGTTCAATTTTCTCTGGAACTGAAGAACTCATAATTATTGGCACTGAAACAAAACGCTGATAATGTTCCAACattcttgttattttttctttgcttaccCCATGAATATTACGCCTAAAAGTTTcgggggagaaaaaaatagaagaaatatcgGTAATTAAGTTTTTCTTAGGACTGGAAcatgaaatgtcaaaaaaaatgatatttctaaTACGTAAAAATATCTAAGCTGGTTTATTACAACACAATATATACTGTTGATGCTAATTTCATCTTATTCAAGAGGTCTTAAATTACCATTTCTTTAATAATTCCACACAATCTTTTCCAATCATTTATCAACTTGGAAAAAACCAGCAGATccaaataactttaaaagaagTTATTCCCAAACTCTGCAAAAAACATTTCATAAGAATATGACCATCACTTTAAGACTAATTATTAACAAGTAAAAAAAATCCCGCTACAGTCTTCTACTTATGCCACTATGGCAGACTAGAGTTCCAAAGGGCCCTCCTGTTAAAATAAAACTGGATTCCAAGTCAATTATAGCAAACTTATGTTTTAATACAGTTTAAgttcaagcaaaggaaaaaaattgctgGTATTTGAAGTCTCTGGATGTCTTAATATGAAATTTATTACATTTGTGCTCTCACTCATGGTAGCttctttgtgggttttgtttatGAACTCATATTTAGTTGAACCTAATATATAAGAATCCTTAGGCCTTAAACTGGGGGTGCTTTCCTTCATACCTCATGTGGATTTGCATCTGCCAGGAGGCCAGATGGTATGCTTCAGTCCCTCAAGGATCTTGTCTTAATGAAAACATCTCAGTTGCAACATTCCTTCCTTGGGTTGGATCCAAGGCTTAATATCTGGATCCCAGGGCTAATATTAGTATTTGCCACCTGGGCAAATCTGGCTTTCATATTTACCTACCTCAATCTTGTCTGGTTTCAGAtcacagagaagcaaagagatagaaaatatgaaagagaagttaagagacatagacatagaggACAGAGCAAAAAGGTAGTATACATCTAATCCAAGTCCCAGAAAGACAGTTCATGAGACAGaagcaatttaaagaaaaatggctGAGATTTTCCAGAATTGATCGAAGATATCAATCCCCTGATCTCAGAAGCCCAACAAATTCCAAACAAGATACATAACAAGAAATCCACTAGAAACATGGTACTGAAATAGTAGTCATACACGAAAGATGAAGAGAGGATATTGAAAGCTGCcagaaattaaagggaaaaaatacctAGTTATCTACAAAGAAATGAAGTATTAGAATTACAGCTGACTTAACAATAATGGAAGTCAAAAGAGAATTAAATGTTATCTTCAATAACAGAAACTGTCAATCTAGAATATATACACCCAGTGAAAATATCTTACAAGAAGGAAAgcaataaaagaattttaagatttaaaaaaaaaaaaaggagtttgaCATGAATCAGAACTACACtgtaaagaaaatcctaaaagataAATGTCAGACAGAAGGAAATTTCCAGATGAAATATCTATGATAAAAGAAAAGTTAAGCACAAAGCAATCTCTATATGAGTGAAAACACACACTATACATCCTGGACAATCATAATCATAGCATGTAAGTTGGAAAGGAGGTTAAGTATCAGAGTTAAAATGTTTGAAGGAAGGCTAAGAAAATGGTTTGACTTTAAAGTTTGCATGATCAAAGTTTTAATGTAATCactaaaaggataaaaatagcATATACCATttccaaattaaaagaaaaaaatgagaaagtctgcattcagtgaaaaaaatccaaaataaggcatgataaaaaggggaaaaatcaaaTATAGTTATCTGTGataggagaaaaataatcacaGGAAAGGTGAGATAAAGAGAAAGTAGAGCAAGACAGTAAGAAGCAAGACCAATTATATGAATAACCAAAAAAGAATTACGCTTAGGAATGAAAAGGCAAAGATGGACAGAGAGGATTTTTCAAAACCCAGTCATATTGGTTATAAGAGATACACctaaggcagcccgggtggctcagtggtttagcaccgcctgcagcccagggcgtgatcctggagacctgggatcgagtccctcatcagggtccctgtgtggagcctgcttctccctctgcctgtgtctctgcctctctctctctctctctctgtgtctctcatgaataaatagataaaatcattaaaaaataaaaaagagagatacgCCTAAATGTAAAGACACagaaaagtgaaaagtaaaagtatgaaaaaaagaagtaacactCAAATCCTAAAAGGAAACTGGTATAGTTCTATTAATATTAGACAAATTagatttcatattaaaaattaatattaaggaTAAAAGAAAGTCACTTGCCAAAGATAAAAGGTTCAATTAGACAGATGCAAAACCTTTAAGCTTATAAGCACATCAAAAAATATCCTCAGGATACATAAAGTGAAAATAGGCAGATTTATAAGAAACTGACATACTCAACATAATAGAAGGAGGTTTCAACACATGCCTCTCATACAGATTTCCTCATTCC
This sequence is a window from Canis aureus isolate CA01 chromosome 2, VMU_Caureus_v.1.0, whole genome shotgun sequence. Protein-coding genes within it:
- the N4BP2 gene encoding NEDD4-binding protein 2 isoform X2, which produces MPRRKKNLGGNPFRKTASSQEVVSSVASREEPPTTLPSMCETKVDREELFTSISEMFSDLDPDVVYLMLSECDFKVENAMDCLLELSATDAKVEESSSKSFVASENQVSAVGREIMEKYTPEEEREDSKMDSFLDMQLTEDLDSLIQNAFEKLNSSPDDQVYSFLPLQGVNSFSDPSAFINSDSSNMTPILSTQNMDLDSENLENSASALSSNTLISHSVSDESKNFIKDDVLALEDPLLSSSLNVANNTMVSSSNLSQRQKELLESECVETPFSQAPVDLDASEPQAPLSLTAQNLGLDLLGTSGDQKSASVPDAFVPSEEFSFKPHKHTELPSKGKDVNYCPVLTPLPLLLPPPPPPPMWNPMIPAFDLFQGNHGFVAPVVTTATHWRPVSYTFPPPVISHTSPTKVWRNKEGTSAYQVQETPVSQVVRKKTSSYVGLVLVLLRGLPGSGKSFLARTLQEDNPSGIILSTDDYFYINGQYQFDVKYLGEAHDWNQNRAKEAFEKKVSPIIIDNTNLQAWEMKPYVSLSQKHKYKVLFREPDTWWKFKPKELARRNIHGVSKEKITRMLEHYQRFVSVPIIMSSSVPEKIERVALCAYSCEDRNTSPRDNEDVTSEKEENILSSSLKHLELTEEKKLEVAKETILPENVTYLSNGDLNKGRTEISVTNSQNQSAFIQEVSDVYFSDSESKVQATESKREEQVELASEKEYSKTDADSFVERMSPSTCCGENNQEDYDLSDTVPFQNEKSSPGETLEERATVKKKAFGKQKSKSTLEKFPRHELSNFVGDWPVDKTIGQRAKRNRKTEKASSIQSDKKYNRPQSRKVLDNTLSANIDHIQQRESPNESIEDDKKSQYDDASESFNSCQYDTYKDTEKQSFNIVGDWPSSDSLAQREHRSRMPKDGLKEPNLEFGTNDSMNEIAFYIAHETCCWGTSPEELKTLGSSTLGSSETLPNKVTCENKTCPSKKIHRQHTSSLTSTNSGPTFPGVVGPQTSVEFPEGKPNTVPGIEEGMCTQTEPQDFALLWKIEKNKINVSDSVRVLTGQLDGFKPKAFNINTKLDVQETIPYRVMYDKSTYVEESELTSADESENLNILCKLFGSFSLEALKDLYERCNKDIIWATSLLLDSETKLCEDTEFENIQKSYDEAQIGPFSLGLNLKEIISQRGTLEDSSSVPEFSHGTAINNPDVQSTCDSEEGNSEQAEIRAITTEKPVLITGLFPNATLDLKNNNEVLPSSQVELPGLYNIKQSFPGTLKPTLAKDMSEMEKNLEATEIGDSIHSSLNLSDILNSVSSTSNLELNEELDFTDSLEIKKNENLPKDYMRFPNTEEFMNEDEQEMEKILMAESTFSAEVSEEDKTETLNPMPVMAKSLTIDCLELALPPELAFQLNELFGPVGIDSGSLTVEDCVVHIDLNLAKVIHEKWKESIMERQRQEEVSCGKFMQDPSLVGHIGLDNPEQKSSQKTGKKLLKTLAAPEMLPLLDHWNAQTKKVSLREIMSEEIALQEKHDLKREALMFEKDCATKLKEKQLFKIFPAINQNFLVDIFKDHNYSLEHTVQFLNCVLEGDPVKTVVAQEFVHPNENVTSHTTQKSKEKKAKKSKETEDIPSEPSFQDFEYPEYNDYRAEAFLHQQKRMECYSKAKEAYRMGKKHVATFYAQQGSLHEQKMKEANHLAAVEIFEKVNASLLPQNVLDLHGLHVDEAIEHLMTVLQQKTEEFKQNGGKSYLSVITGRGNHSQGGVARIKPAVIKYLTSHSFRFSEIKPGCLKVMLK